In Hyphomicrobiaceae bacterium, one DNA window encodes the following:
- the ccoG gene encoding cytochrome c oxidase accessory protein CcoG, with amino-acid sequence MSTHTIIEAAHGVERHDVDAVNAKEARSQYAGRQKIYPKRGSGFFRNIKWVVMAVTMTVYYLLPWVRWDRGPGVPNQAFLIDMAHERLYFFWFELWPQELYLITGFLVMSALALFLFTAIAGRVWCGYLCWQTVWTDLMVAVERFWQGDRNARIRLDKEPWSGSKIFKKVMTHVTWLLIAAATGGAFVLYFRDAPTLFGEFFTGQASMTTYIFFGLLTFFTYLMGGIAREQVCIYMCPWPRIQGAMLDQDSLFITYRDFRGEPRGPHRKGQPWEGRGDCIDCKACVAVCPMGIDIRDGPQLECIQCGLCIDACNEIMGKVDRPQNLIAYDTFRSLQSEEKGGSLQLRLVRPRTMIYAGTLALVVSIVLFFTLNRSMLGLNAVADRNPLFVTLSDGSVRNTFTLRVLNKKYDERTFKVRIEGLEGAKLTPLSQADTASETTIVAPADDTAEARVAVTVPPASLSKLPSGEIVPFDFKLEDMTDNSTVTRAVTFRKPR; translated from the coding sequence ATGAGCACTCACACGATCATCGAAGCAGCGCATGGCGTTGAGCGTCATGACGTCGACGCGGTCAACGCCAAGGAGGCCCGTAGCCAATATGCGGGCCGTCAGAAGATCTACCCCAAGCGTGGATCGGGCTTCTTCCGAAATATTAAGTGGGTGGTCATGGCTGTCACCATGACCGTCTATTATCTTTTGCCATGGGTCCGCTGGGATCGCGGTCCGGGTGTCCCCAACCAGGCATTCCTCATCGATATGGCGCACGAGCGCCTCTACTTCTTCTGGTTCGAACTTTGGCCGCAGGAACTCTACCTCATCACCGGCTTCCTAGTGATGTCGGCGTTGGCGCTCTTTCTGTTCACCGCCATCGCCGGTCGCGTTTGGTGCGGGTATTTGTGCTGGCAGACTGTCTGGACTGACCTGATGGTGGCGGTGGAACGCTTCTGGCAGGGCGACCGCAACGCGCGCATCCGGCTCGATAAGGAGCCTTGGAGCGGGTCCAAGATCTTCAAGAAGGTAATGACCCACGTCACCTGGCTTCTCATAGCCGCCGCGACGGGCGGCGCATTCGTGCTCTACTTCCGCGATGCGCCAACGCTGTTTGGCGAGTTCTTCACCGGCCAGGCGTCGATGACGACGTACATCTTCTTCGGCTTGCTGACGTTCTTCACCTACCTGATGGGCGGCATCGCACGTGAGCAGGTCTGCATCTACATGTGTCCGTGGCCGCGTATTCAGGGCGCGATGCTCGATCAGGATTCGCTCTTCATTACCTACCGCGATTTCCGTGGCGAGCCGCGCGGTCCTCATCGCAAGGGGCAGCCCTGGGAAGGCCGAGGCGATTGCATCGATTGCAAAGCCTGCGTCGCGGTCTGCCCCATGGGCATCGACATCCGTGACGGACCACAACTTGAATGCATTCAATGCGGTCTATGCATCGACGCGTGTAACGAGATCATGGGCAAGGTCGACAGGCCGCAGAACCTGATCGCTTACGACACGTTCCGCAGCCTGCAATCCGAAGAGAAGGGCGGGAGCCTGCAGCTTCGCCTGGTACGACCCAGGACGATGATCTACGCTGGCACTCTTGCCTTGGTTGTAAGCATCGTTTTGTTCTTCACGCTTAATCGCTCGATGCTGGGGTTGAACGCAGTAGCTGATCGTAATCCGCTCTTTGTCACGCTGTCCGATGGCAGTGTGCGCAACACGTTTACGCTGCGCGTCCTCAACAAGAAGTACGACGAACGTACATTCAAAGTAAGAATCGAGGGATTGGAAGGCGCGAAGTTGACACCGCTCAGCCAAGCCGATACGGCCAGTGAAACGACTATTGTCGCGCCTGCGGACGATACTGCGGAAGCGCGGGTGGCTGTCACCGTTCCACCAGCGTCCCTCAGTAAGCTTCCGTCAGGTGAAATCGTGCCTTTCGACTTCAAGCTGGAAGATATGACCGACAACAGCACCGTGACACGAGCTGTGACTTTCAGAAAGCCGCGTTGA
- a CDS encoding ferredoxin--NADP reductase, which yields MDTERSGGQLDGDGALEIDANAASTQAKRPASKKTGSLLRERVLDIHHYTDKLFSFRTTRAQSFRFQSGQFAMIGLEVEGRPLLRAYSMSSAYYDEWLEFFSIKVPDGPLTSRLQHIQPGDEILINAKPTGTLLLGNLRPGKRLFLLATGTGFAPFGSLLRDPEVYESFDDVFVIYGCRVAAELEYATRVTIEVREHELLGEMVADKLHYYATVTREPYHHQGRITDLIENGRLFKDLDVPALNAENDRVMICGNPDMTAQLRSMLGATGFVEGSSTTPGEFVVEKAFADR from the coding sequence ATGGATACGGAACGTTCAGGCGGACAGCTCGACGGCGATGGTGCTCTGGAAATTGATGCCAACGCTGCCTCGACCCAAGCCAAGAGGCCGGCGTCGAAGAAGACCGGCTCGCTCCTGCGCGAGCGGGTGCTTGATATCCATCACTATACCGACAAGCTGTTCAGCTTCCGCACCACACGGGCGCAGTCGTTTCGGTTTCAGAGCGGACAGTTCGCTATGATCGGCCTGGAAGTGGAAGGACGTCCGCTGCTGCGCGCCTATTCGATGTCGTCGGCCTATTATGACGAATGGCTGGAGTTCTTTTCCATCAAGGTGCCCGATGGTCCGTTGACGTCTCGCCTTCAGCACATCCAGCCCGGCGATGAGATCCTCATCAACGCCAAGCCCACCGGCACTTTGCTGCTGGGCAACTTGCGCCCGGGCAAACGCCTCTTCCTGCTCGCAACTGGAACGGGCTTTGCACCTTTCGGGAGCCTGTTGCGCGATCCGGAAGTCTACGAGTCGTTCGACGATGTGTTTGTCATCTATGGGTGCAGGGTCGCCGCCGAGCTGGAGTACGCGACGCGCGTCACGATTGAGGTGCGCGAGCATGAGCTGCTTGGCGAGATGGTCGCCGACAAGCTGCACTACTATGCGACGGTGACGCGCGAGCCCTATCATCATCAGGGCCGCATTACGGATTTGATTGAGAACGGGCGGCTATTCAAGGATCTCGACGTTCCCGCTTTAAACGCCGAGAACGATCGGGTCATGATCTGCGGCAATCCAGATATGACCGCCCAGCTGCGCTCCATGCTAGGCGCGACAGGCTTTGTCGAAGGCAGCTCCACGACGCCCGGTGAGTTCGTCGTCGAAAAAGCCTTTGCGGACCGCTGA
- the thrS gene encoding threonine--tRNA ligase, whose product MTDVTITFPDGKAKKVAGGTTGLEIAKGISPSLAKRTVAMQLDGVLTDLNEPIRKDAAINFVSRTDAPALELIRHDAAHVMAEAVQSLWPGTQVTIGPVIENGFYYDFAKSEPFHPDDLGKIEKKMHEIIAKNAPFTKEVWSRKKAKDTFAAMGEGFKVELVDAIPEDQDVKIYKQGDWFDLCRGPHMTSTGAIGKAFKLQKFAGAYWRGDSNRPQLQRIYGTAWATEEDLKAYLHRLEEAERRDHRKLGREMDLFHFQEEAPGSIFWHPKGWTLFQTLIAYMRRAQQRAGYVEVNSPDMMEKHFWELSGHWENYGENMFTTVLPDERVFCCKPMNCPGHVQIFKHGLKSYRDLPLKIAEFGKVHRYEPSGALHGMLRVRHFTQDDAHIFITEDQIMEECLKINDLMLSIYKDFGFEDIFIKLSTRPEKRVGADHLWDKAEKALQDVLDEVTKRSNGRIKTALQPGEGAFYGPKLEYVLKDAIGREWQCGTTQVDFNLAGRLGAFYIDEHSEKKTPVMIHRAMFGSLERFTGILIENFAGHLPLWLAPLQVVVATITSEADSYAAEVADALKAAGLRVETDLRNEKIGYKVREHSLAKVPIILAVGMRDAEARNVSVRRLGSQEQKVVSLDDAIAAFKNEAMAPDLR is encoded by the coding sequence ATGACCGACGTTACGATTACGTTCCCGGACGGCAAGGCCAAGAAGGTAGCAGGCGGAACGACTGGGCTTGAGATTGCAAAAGGCATCTCGCCCTCGCTTGCGAAGCGCACGGTTGCCATGCAACTCGATGGCGTCTTAACCGACCTTAACGAACCGATCCGTAAAGACGCTGCAATAAATTTCGTCTCGCGCACGGATGCACCGGCGCTGGAGCTGATCCGGCACGATGCTGCGCATGTGATGGCCGAAGCCGTGCAGTCGCTGTGGCCCGGCACCCAGGTCACGATCGGCCCGGTGATCGAGAATGGCTTCTACTACGACTTTGCCAAGTCGGAGCCGTTCCACCCTGACGATCTCGGCAAGATCGAGAAGAAGATGCACGAGATCATCGCCAAGAACGCGCCCTTCACGAAAGAGGTGTGGAGCCGCAAAAAGGCCAAGGACACGTTCGCTGCGATGGGCGAAGGTTTCAAGGTCGAACTGGTCGACGCGATTCCGGAAGATCAGGACGTCAAGATCTACAAGCAGGGTGACTGGTTCGACCTGTGTCGCGGCCCGCATATGACGTCCACGGGCGCGATCGGCAAGGCATTCAAGCTTCAGAAGTTTGCCGGCGCGTACTGGCGTGGTGACTCAAACCGCCCTCAGCTGCAGCGCATTTACGGCACGGCGTGGGCGACTGAGGAGGATCTCAAGGCCTACCTTCATCGGCTTGAGGAGGCGGAGCGGCGCGATCATCGCAAGCTGGGTCGCGAGATGGATCTATTCCATTTCCAGGAAGAGGCGCCCGGCTCGATCTTCTGGCATCCGAAGGGCTGGACACTCTTTCAGACGCTGATTGCATATATGCGTCGTGCCCAGCAGCGTGCCGGTTATGTCGAGGTCAATTCTCCCGACATGATGGAGAAGCATTTCTGGGAGCTGTCCGGCCACTGGGAGAACTACGGTGAAAACATGTTCACCACCGTTCTGCCCGATGAGCGCGTGTTCTGCTGCAAGCCGATGAACTGTCCCGGTCACGTCCAGATCTTCAAGCACGGCCTCAAGAGCTATCGCGATCTTCCGCTGAAGATTGCCGAGTTCGGCAAGGTTCACCGCTATGAACCGTCCGGGGCGCTTCATGGCATGCTGCGCGTGCGCCACTTCACGCAGGACGACGCGCACATTTTCATCACCGAAGATCAGATCATGGAGGAGTGCCTCAAGATCAACGATCTGATGCTATCCATCTATAAGGACTTCGGTTTCGAAGACATCTTCATCAAGCTTTCGACGCGTCCAGAGAAGCGTGTCGGCGCCGATCATCTTTGGGACAAGGCCGAGAAGGCATTGCAGGATGTGCTCGACGAGGTGACCAAGCGCTCCAACGGACGCATCAAGACGGCGCTGCAGCCAGGCGAGGGCGCCTTTTACGGACCCAAACTGGAGTATGTGCTCAAGGATGCCATCGGGCGCGAATGGCAATGCGGAACGACGCAGGTGGACTTCAATCTGGCCGGTCGTCTGGGTGCCTTCTACATCGACGAGCATTCGGAGAAGAAGACCCCGGTGATGATCCACCGCGCCATGTTCGGGTCTTTGGAGCGCTTCACCGGCATTCTGATCGAGAACTTTGCCGGTCACCTTCCGTTGTGGCTCGCTCCGCTTCAGGTCGTCGTGGCCACCATCACGAGCGAAGCGGACAGCTACGCCGCCGAGGTCGCCGATGCGCTCAAAGCCGCAGGCTTGCGAGTCGAGACGGATCTTCGCAACGAGAAGATCGGCTACAAGGTGCGGGAACACTCGCTGGCCAAGGTGCCGATCATTCTTGCGGTCGGTATGCGCGACGCGGAAGCCCGCAACGTCTCGGTGCGCCGCTTGGGCAGCCAGGAGCAAAAGGTGGTGTCGCTCGACGACGCTATCGCTGCCTTCAAGAACGAGGCGATGGCTCCGGATCTGCGATAG
- a CDS encoding DMT family transporter, whose protein sequence is MSSRSRYIGYALSACGAALFSTKAIFIKLAYQDRVDAALMLAWRMIFSMPFYAAIGWWALQRRRAEGAPPVEARTVALACVTGFLGYYVASQFDFAGLQYISAQLERLILFTYPVFIMFLGAALGGPPVTLTGLGAAAITYAGLAFVFAADLPEGGHDTIWGSLLVLGAAITFASHHLLAKRILPMLGSALFTSIALATASFFCILHQAVVGHGDFSAPPRFLALSAGCALVATVLPTFLINAGLARSSPQSVAMISTVSPLVTIALAVAILGEAFTLADAVGATLVLAGVGLYTWGEGR, encoded by the coding sequence ATGTCATCCCGCTCACGCTACATCGGCTATGCGCTTTCCGCGTGTGGCGCCGCGCTGTTCTCTACCAAGGCGATCTTCATCAAGCTCGCCTATCAGGACCGTGTGGATGCCGCGCTGATGCTCGCCTGGCGCATGATCTTTTCCATGCCGTTCTATGCTGCCATCGGCTGGTGGGCGCTGCAGAGGCGCCGTGCAGAAGGCGCGCCACCTGTCGAAGCGCGGACGGTCGCACTCGCATGTGTCACGGGCTTTCTAGGATACTACGTCGCTTCCCAATTCGACTTCGCCGGCCTGCAATATATCAGCGCGCAGCTGGAACGGCTCATTCTATTCACCTATCCCGTCTTCATCATGTTCCTGGGCGCCGCGCTTGGCGGCCCACCCGTCACGCTGACGGGACTGGGAGCGGCGGCGATTACCTACGCGGGGCTTGCCTTTGTCTTCGCAGCCGACCTGCCCGAAGGCGGGCACGACACCATTTGGGGCTCGCTGCTCGTTTTGGGTGCCGCCATAACATTCGCTTCTCACCATCTTTTGGCGAAACGCATTCTGCCGATGCTGGGCAGCGCGCTGTTCACGTCAATCGCGCTGGCGACGGCGTCGTTCTTCTGCATTTTGCATCAGGCCGTCGTCGGGCACGGCGACTTCTCCGCCCCGCCGCGCTTCCTTGCGCTCTCCGCGGGCTGCGCACTGGTGGCAACCGTATTGCCAACCTTTCTAATCAATGCAGGGTTGGCGCGGTCCTCACCGCAATCGGTCGCGATGATCTCGACGGTCTCGCCTCTAGTGACCATCGCTCTCGCCGTTGCAATACTGGGCGAAGCGTTCACACTGGCGGACGCAGTTGGGGCCACCCTCGTTCTCGCAGGGGTCGGCCTATATACTTGGGGCGAGGGACGATAA
- a CDS encoding cysteine rich repeat-containing protein has protein sequence MRKANLQLAAAALLAIAAAASTALAQGQGPVANACKDDIPKVCAGVTHGGGRMRSCLESNKDKVSEACKTALDTYGPGKGMGQGAAKGAGSN, from the coding sequence ATGCGTAAAGCCAATCTCCAACTTGCGGCCGCTGCGCTTCTCGCGATTGCCGCGGCGGCGTCCACAGCGCTGGCGCAGGGCCAAGGGCCGGTTGCTAACGCGTGCAAAGATGACATTCCGAAAGTCTGTGCAGGCGTGACCCACGGCGGTGGACGCATGCGTAGCTGTCTTGAGTCCAACAAGGACAAGGTCTCGGAGGCTTGCAAGACGGCGCTCGACACTTATGGTCCTGGCAAGGGCATGGGACAGGGCGCTGCTAAGGGCGCAGGCAGCAACTAA
- a CDS encoding lysozyme inhibitor LprI family protein gives MRRARTAVFCLAVSCVASTLSPVERARAQAEIDCQNAMSTAEINVCADKEFDAADKELNAAYRSALAAIPGMASEKPYDAKSWEAALRASQRAWVAFRDAECVDHLAFFWQGGSGASADIIGCKTELTKARTQELKERYETSR, from the coding sequence ATGAGACGCGCGCGCACCGCTGTATTTTGCCTCGCCGTGAGTTGTGTTGCCTCGACGTTGTCACCGGTCGAAAGAGCCCGCGCGCAGGCTGAGATCGATTGTCAAAATGCGATGTCGACCGCCGAAATCAACGTCTGTGCCGACAAGGAGTTCGACGCCGCCGATAAGGAACTCAATGCGGCGTATCGGTCTGCCCTCGCCGCCATTCCGGGGATGGCGTCGGAGAAGCCTTATGACGCAAAGAGCTGGGAAGCCGCGCTCCGTGCAAGCCAACGCGCTTGGGTTGCTTTTCGCGATGCAGAGTGCGTCGATCATCTCGCCTTCTTCTGGCAAGGCGGTTCTGGTGCGAGCGCCGATATCATCGGTTGCAAAACCGAGCTGACCAAAGCACGTACACAAGAGCTTAAGGAGCGCTACGAAACTTCAAGGTAA
- a CDS encoding SDR family NAD(P)-dependent oxidoreductase: MTPPFKDRLALVTGASRGIGRAVALGLAKAGAHVIITARSLPGLESLDDEIQALGGSATLLQLDLKKGDKIDQLGPTIYQRWQKLDILVANAGILGPLSPLAHVTEDGWTQTIDINLTANWRLIRSLDPLLQKSDAGRAVFVTSGAASGKYAYWGPYAASKAGLEAMVKTWSHEIESTNVRANLVNPGATRTSMRAKAFPGEDPANLPTPEELVPLFLELLSPESQRNGQIVNFRDWRSSEHSSPSVPASDA, from the coding sequence ATGACCCCGCCGTTCAAAGATCGTCTTGCACTTGTCACTGGCGCCTCACGCGGCATCGGCCGCGCTGTTGCGCTGGGACTGGCAAAGGCCGGCGCGCACGTCATCATCACCGCCCGCTCGCTGCCGGGTCTGGAAAGCCTTGACGATGAGATCCAGGCGCTGGGCGGTTCTGCAACGTTGCTGCAGCTCGACCTCAAGAAGGGCGACAAGATCGACCAGCTCGGTCCGACCATTTACCAGCGCTGGCAGAAGCTTGACATTCTGGTGGCCAACGCCGGCATCCTTGGGCCGCTGTCGCCGTTGGCGCATGTGACCGAAGATGGTTGGACACAGACCATCGATATCAATCTGACCGCCAACTGGCGGCTGATCCGTTCTCTCGATCCGCTGCTACAGAAGTCGGACGCCGGTCGAGCCGTTTTCGTCACCTCAGGCGCGGCCAGCGGCAAGTATGCCTATTGGGGTCCTTACGCAGCTTCAAAAGCGGGGCTCGAAGCCATGGTGAAGACCTGGTCTCACGAGATCGAGAGCACAAACGTGCGCGCCAACCTCGTCAACCCAGGTGCTACGCGCACAAGTATGCGAGCAAAGGCTTTTCCCGGTGAGGATCCTGCCAATCTGCCCACGCCCGAAGAACTCGTTCCGCTGTTCCTGGAATTGCTGTCGCCGGAGTCACAACGCAACGGGCAGATCGTCAATTTTCGAGATTGGCGTAGTTCAGAGCACTCTTCGCCGTCGGTGCCAGCGTCAGACGCCTAA
- the purF gene encoding amidophosphoribosyltransferase, whose amino-acid sequence MTVKTVTGEGPGHDEPPSVQIDGLTFTRFGDDRLREECGVFGIFNHPDSAALTALGLHALQHRGQEAAGIVSYDGRHFHSERRMGLVGDNFSRSEVLARLKGRMAVGHVRYSTTGEAMLRNVQPLFADIDTGGFAVAHNGNLTNALTLRSELISSGAICQSTSDTEVILHLLSRSKKRRVVERLVDAIRQVEGSYALVCLTNDVMIAARDPIGIRPLVIGRLGVSYVVASETCALDMVGAEFLREVENGEVVVITDQGIESHRPFPKRPARPCIFEYIYFSRPDSVVGGRTVYDIRKQMGIQLAREAPAKADVIVPIPDSGVPAAIGFSQESGVPFELGIIRNHYVGRTFIEPEQRIRQLGVKLKHSANASVIRGNSIVLVDDSVVRGTTSKKIVQLMYEAGAREVHMRISSPPITHPDFYGIDTPRKQDLLAANLDLEGMRQFMGADSLAFLSVDGIYRAIGVEARDARAPQFTDHCFTGEYPTDLTDQAGEALPKQLSLLAEVG is encoded by the coding sequence ATGACCGTCAAGACCGTTACCGGTGAAGGACCTGGCCACGACGAGCCGCCCTCCGTCCAGATCGACGGGCTGACCTTCACGCGCTTTGGCGACGACCGGCTCCGGGAAGAGTGCGGCGTCTTTGGCATTTTTAACCACCCGGACTCTGCTGCTCTCACAGCGCTGGGCCTGCATGCTCTTCAGCATCGCGGCCAGGAAGCGGCGGGCATCGTTAGCTACGATGGCCGCCATTTTCATTCTGAGCGGCGGATGGGACTGGTCGGGGACAATTTCTCACGCTCGGAAGTTCTGGCGCGCCTGAAAGGCCGGATGGCGGTTGGGCACGTCCGCTACTCGACAACCGGCGAGGCGATGCTGCGCAACGTACAACCACTGTTCGCCGACATCGACACAGGCGGCTTCGCCGTTGCCCACAACGGGAACCTCACCAATGCGCTCACCCTGCGCAGTGAGCTGATCTCCTCCGGCGCTATCTGTCAGTCGACCTCAGACACAGAAGTCATCCTGCATCTGCTTTCGCGCTCCAAGAAGCGCCGCGTCGTCGAACGGCTCGTCGATGCCATCCGTCAGGTCGAAGGCTCGTACGCGCTGGTATGCCTGACCAACGACGTCATGATCGCTGCGCGCGACCCGATCGGTATTCGTCCGCTCGTTATCGGCCGTCTCGGTGTATCTTATGTGGTTGCATCGGAGACCTGCGCCCTCGATATGGTCGGTGCGGAGTTCCTGCGCGAAGTCGAGAATGGCGAAGTCGTCGTCATCACCGATCAGGGGATCGAAAGCCACCGCCCCTTCCCCAAACGCCCAGCGCGTCCATGTATCTTCGAATACATCTACTTCTCCCGCCCGGACAGCGTCGTGGGCGGTCGCACTGTTTACGACATCCGTAAGCAGATGGGCATCCAGCTCGCGCGTGAAGCGCCCGCAAAAGCTGACGTTATCGTCCCTATTCCGGACTCCGGCGTTCCTGCCGCCATCGGATTTTCACAAGAGAGTGGCGTGCCGTTCGAGCTTGGCATCATCCGCAACCACTACGTCGGGCGCACCTTCATCGAACCTGAGCAGCGCATCCGTCAGCTCGGCGTGAAGCTCAAGCACTCCGCCAACGCCTCGGTGATCCGCGGCAACTCCATCGTTCTGGTCGACGACTCCGTAGTCCGCGGCACGACTTCGAAAAAGATCGTGCAGTTGATGTACGAGGCCGGCGCCCGCGAGGTCCACATGCGGATCTCCTCTCCGCCAATCACTCATCCCGATTTCTACGGCATCGATACGCCCCGCAAGCAGGACCTTCTCGCAGCCAACCTCGATCTGGAAGGTATGCGTCAGTTCATGGGCGCCGACAGCCTCGCATTCCTTTCGGTCGATGGCATCTATCGTGCCATCGGCGTGGAAGCACGAGACGCACGCGCGCCTCAGTTCACCGACCACTGCTTCACGGGCGAGTACCCAACCGACCTCACCGACCAGGCTGGCGAGGCTTTGCCCAAGCAGCTCTCGCTTTTGGCTGAAGTCGGCTAA
- a CDS encoding CvpA family protein, with amino-acid sequence MDGSSLTYLDAAVLAVCFISGLLAMYRGLAREVLSILSWIAAASVGAWIFFTKKELSADVAAQTGLPPQIALAVVALVAALIVLIIVHLITARVSDAILDSRVGMVDRVLGFLFGVVRGFILIVIPYMFYESFQPNEEAHFPWVRNAATLPYIKSTGNTIRSILVQYAPSSLTNPSATPSGDQQGSLGTERRFVALAFGDQRYYICLARKA; translated from the coding sequence ATGGACGGCTCCAGCCTGACCTACCTCGACGCCGCAGTCCTTGCGGTTTGCTTCATATCGGGCCTTCTCGCAATGTACCGGGGGCTGGCACGCGAGGTACTGTCGATCCTGTCCTGGATTGCCGCGGCAAGCGTCGGCGCCTGGATCTTCTTCACGAAGAAAGAACTGTCGGCTGACGTGGCCGCTCAAACAGGCTTGCCGCCCCAGATCGCGCTCGCTGTTGTCGCCCTCGTCGCCGCTCTGATCGTTCTGATCATCGTGCATCTCATCACCGCCCGCGTCTCCGACGCCATCCTCGATAGCCGGGTCGGCATGGTTGACCGCGTATTGGGCTTTCTGTTCGGCGTGGTGCGCGGCTTCATCCTGATTGTAATTCCCTACATGTTCTACGAGTCGTTCCAGCCCAATGAGGAAGCGCATTTCCCGTGGGTCCGTAACGCGGCGACGCTCCCCTACATCAAGAGTACCGGCAATACGATCCGTTCCATCCTCGTTCAGTATGCCCCCTCCTCGCTGACCAATCCGTCGGCGACCCCCTCAGGCGACCAGCAAGGCTCGCTGGGAACGGAGAGACGGTTCGTCGCCCTGGCCTTTGGCGACCAGCGCTATTATATCTGCCTCGCGCGCAAAGCCTGA
- the radA gene encoding DNA repair protein RadA: protein MAKPQRNTYVCQSCGATASRWAGKCAACGEWNTLVEETDAGPPPGSGVSARAKGRVVQLETLKGSTQEAPRFSTGIEELNRVTGGGVVPGSAMLIGGEPGIGKSTLLLQLTANLACAGRRALYFSGEEAIAQVRLRAERLGLAEAPVGLASETNLSNILATLAEGKPPDLVVIDSIQTLWADTLDAAPGTVSQVRAAAQSLIRYAKMAGSAVLLVGHVTKDGQIAGPKVIEHMVDTVLYFEGDRGHPYRILRAVKNRFGPTDEIGVFEMVSGGLREVSNPSELFLGDRDSAAPGAAVFAGVEGTRPLLVEIQALVAPSGLGTPRRAVVGWDTNRLSMLLAVLETRAGMSFSGHDVYLNVAGGLKIAEPAADLAAAAALVSSISNVALPRDAVYFGEVSLSGAVRAASLQTARLKEASKLGFGQAILPESGEADTSGLKLRLSRLSHVKLLAETALTCD from the coding sequence ATGGCCAAGCCGCAGCGCAACACTTACGTGTGCCAATCGTGTGGAGCGACAGCTTCTCGGTGGGCTGGCAAATGCGCAGCATGCGGTGAGTGGAATACACTTGTCGAGGAGACGGATGCTGGCCCTCCTCCTGGCTCAGGCGTGTCTGCCCGCGCTAAGGGCCGCGTGGTGCAGCTCGAAACTCTTAAGGGATCAACCCAGGAAGCCCCACGCTTCTCGACGGGAATTGAAGAGTTGAATCGCGTGACCGGTGGCGGCGTCGTCCCGGGCTCTGCGATGCTGATCGGCGGCGAGCCCGGCATCGGCAAATCGACGCTCTTGCTCCAACTCACAGCCAACCTCGCCTGTGCAGGCCGTCGCGCACTTTATTTTTCAGGCGAGGAAGCGATCGCGCAGGTTCGCTTACGAGCCGAACGTCTAGGGCTGGCCGAGGCTCCCGTGGGTCTCGCCTCGGAGACCAACCTATCCAACATTCTGGCAACGCTGGCCGAGGGCAAGCCGCCTGATCTCGTTGTGATCGACTCGATCCAAACCTTATGGGCAGATACTCTCGACGCGGCGCCTGGCACAGTGAGCCAGGTAAGGGCGGCGGCACAGTCACTCATCCGATACGCCAAGATGGCTGGCAGCGCCGTCTTGCTGGTCGGTCACGTCACAAAGGACGGACAAATCGCCGGACCCAAGGTCATCGAGCACATGGTCGATACCGTGCTCTATTTCGAAGGCGACCGGGGACATCCCTACCGGATCCTGCGCGCGGTGAAGAACCGCTTCGGTCCAACCGACGAGATCGGTGTGTTTGAAATGGTGTCGGGCGGGCTGCGCGAGGTCTCCAACCCGTCGGAGCTCTTTTTGGGCGATCGAGACTCAGCGGCGCCGGGCGCAGCCGTCTTTGCGGGTGTCGAGGGCACGCGTCCACTGCTTGTCGAGATCCAGGCGCTTGTTGCACCATCCGGGCTCGGCACTCCGCGGCGCGCCGTTGTTGGCTGGGACACCAATAGGTTGTCTATGCTGCTCGCCGTTCTAGAGACGCGAGCGGGAATGTCTTTTTCCGGCCACGACGTCTATCTCAACGTCGCTGGCGGTCTAAAGATAGCTGAACCCGCAGCTGATCTCGCAGCTGCGGCCGCCCTTGTGTCGTCAATATCGAATGTTGCCCTGCCGCGAGACGCCGTCTACTTCGGCGAGGTTTCCTTGTCAGGCGCAGTCCGCGCCGCCTCGTTGCAGACCGCACGGCTGAAAGAGGCTTCGAAGCTCGGCTTCGGCCAAGCAATCTTGCCGGAATCGGGCGAGGCGGATACGTCAGGATTGAAGTTGCGGCTCTCAAGGCTCTCACACGTCAAGTTGCTTGCCGAAACGGCCCTGACATGCGACTGA